A genomic stretch from Streptomyces sp. QL37 includes:
- the zwf gene encoding glucose-6-phosphate dehydrogenase yields MSGVPGANPLRDAQDRRLPRIAGPSGLVIFGVTGDLSRKKLMPAVYDLANRGLLPPGFSLIGFARRDWEDEDFAQVVHDAVKEHSRTPFREEVWQQLSQGMRFVQGNFDDDEAFETLRATIEELDKAQGTGGNFAFYLSVPPKFFPKVVQQLKKHGLADQKEGSWRRAVIEKPFGHDLESAQELNHLVHDVFPPNEVFRIDHYLGKETVQNILALRFANTMWEPIWNRSYVDHVQITMAEDIGIGGRAGYYDGIGAARDVIQNHLLQLLALTAMEEPGSFHPKALVAEKLKVLTAVELPEDLGKHTVRGQYTHAWQGGQEVPGYLEEDGIDPKSKTDTFAAIKLTINNRRWAGVPFYLRTGKRLGRRVTEIAVVFKRAPYLPFESGATEELGGNALVIRVQPDEGVTVRFGSKVPGTSMEVRDVTMDFAYGESFTESSPEAYERLILDVLLGDANLFPRHQEVELSWNILDPIEEYWDKHGKPAQYAAGTWGPAEADDMLARDGRSWRRP; encoded by the coding sequence TTGTCTGGTGTTCCCGGAGCCAACCCGCTCCGTGACGCACAGGACCGACGGCTCCCGCGTATCGCGGGGCCGTCGGGCCTGGTGATCTTTGGCGTCACGGGCGATTTGTCCCGTAAAAAGCTGATGCCCGCCGTCTACGACCTGGCCAATCGCGGCCTGCTGCCACCGGGCTTCTCGCTCATCGGCTTCGCGCGCCGCGACTGGGAGGACGAAGACTTCGCCCAGGTCGTCCATGACGCCGTGAAGGAGCATTCCCGGACCCCGTTCCGCGAAGAGGTCTGGCAGCAGCTCAGCCAGGGCATGCGCTTCGTCCAGGGCAACTTCGACGACGACGAGGCCTTCGAGACCCTCAGGGCGACGATCGAGGAGCTCGACAAGGCGCAGGGTACGGGCGGCAACTTCGCCTTCTACCTCTCCGTGCCGCCGAAGTTCTTCCCCAAGGTCGTCCAGCAGCTCAAGAAGCACGGGCTGGCCGACCAGAAGGAAGGCAGCTGGCGACGGGCCGTCATCGAGAAGCCGTTCGGTCACGACCTGGAGAGCGCGCAGGAGCTCAACCACCTCGTGCACGACGTCTTCCCGCCGAACGAGGTCTTCCGTATCGACCACTACCTCGGCAAGGAGACGGTCCAGAACATCCTGGCGCTGCGCTTCGCCAACACGATGTGGGAGCCGATCTGGAACAGGTCGTACGTCGACCACGTCCAGATCACGATGGCCGAGGACATCGGCATCGGCGGCCGGGCCGGCTACTACGACGGCATCGGCGCGGCCCGCGACGTCATCCAGAACCACCTGCTCCAGTTGCTGGCGCTCACGGCGATGGAGGAGCCCGGCTCCTTCCACCCCAAGGCCCTGGTCGCCGAGAAGCTGAAGGTGCTCACGGCGGTGGAGCTGCCCGAGGACCTGGGCAAGCACACGGTGCGCGGGCAGTACACGCACGCGTGGCAGGGCGGCCAGGAGGTGCCCGGCTATCTGGAGGAGGACGGTATCGACCCCAAGTCGAAGACCGACACCTTCGCCGCGATCAAGCTGACGATCAACAACCGCCGCTGGGCGGGCGTTCCGTTCTATCTCCGTACCGGCAAGCGCCTCGGCCGCCGGGTCACCGAGATCGCGGTCGTCTTCAAGCGCGCCCCGTATCTCCCCTTCGAGTCCGGTGCCACGGAGGAGCTCGGCGGCAACGCCCTGGTCATCCGGGTGCAGCCCGACGAGGGGGTCACGGTCCGGTTCGGCTCCAAGGTGCCCGGCACCTCCATGGAGGTGCGGGACGTCACGATGGACTTCGCCTACGGCGAGTCCTTCACGGAGTCCAGCCCGGAGGCGTACGAGCGGCTCATCCTCGACGTCCTGCTCGGTGACGCCAACCTCTTCCCGCGGCACCAGGAGGTCGAGCTCTCCTGGAACATCCTCGACCCGATCGAGGAGTACTGGGACAAGCACGGCAAGCCCGCCCAGTAC
- the tal gene encoding transaldolase, giving the protein MTDALKRLSDEGVAIWLDDLSRKRITSGNLAELIDQSHVVGVTTNPSIFQKAISQGDGYDQQLTDLAARKVTVEEAIRMITTADVRDAADILRPVFDATDGQDGRVSIEVDPRLAHNTLATVAEAKQLAWLVDRPNTLIKIPATKAGLPAITETIGRGISVNVTLIFSLERYREVMDAYLAGLEKAKAAGLDLSKIHSVASFFVSRVDTEIDKRLDAIGSDEAKAAKGKSALANARLAYEAYEEVFAGDRWAALDKAHANKQRPLWASTGVKDPSLKDTLYVDDLVAPNTVNTMPEATLEAVADHGEITGNTVAGGYDQARADLDAIKKLGVSYDDVVQLLEDEGVEKFESAWNDLLNSTEAELKRLAPSEG; this is encoded by the coding sequence ATGACAGACGCACTCAAGCGCCTCTCCGACGAGGGCGTGGCGATCTGGCTGGACGACCTGTCGCGCAAGCGGATCACGTCCGGCAACCTCGCCGAGCTGATCGACCAGAGCCACGTCGTTGGTGTCACGACCAACCCGTCGATCTTCCAGAAGGCGATCTCCCAGGGCGACGGTTACGACCAGCAGCTCACCGACCTCGCCGCCCGCAAGGTGACGGTCGAGGAGGCGATCCGCATGATCACGACCGCGGACGTCCGTGACGCCGCCGACATCCTGCGTCCGGTCTTCGACGCGACGGACGGCCAGGACGGCCGGGTCTCCATCGAGGTCGACCCGCGCCTGGCCCACAACACCCTGGCCACGGTCGCCGAGGCCAAGCAGCTGGCCTGGCTGGTGGACCGGCCGAACACCCTGATCAAGATCCCGGCGACCAAGGCGGGCCTGCCGGCGATCACGGAGACCATCGGTCGGGGCATCAGCGTCAACGTGACGCTGATCTTCTCGCTGGAGCGCTACCGCGAGGTCATGGACGCCTACCTGGCGGGCCTGGAGAAGGCGAAGGCCGCCGGCCTGGACCTCTCCAAGATCCACTCGGTCGCCTCCTTCTTCGTGTCCCGCGTGGACACCGAGATCGACAAGCGCCTGGACGCGATCGGCAGCGACGAGGCGAAGGCCGCGAAGGGCAAGTCCGCCCTCGCCAACGCCCGTCTGGCCTACGAGGCGTACGAGGAGGTCTTCGCGGGCGACCGCTGGGCCGCCCTCGACAAGGCGCACGCGAACAAGCAGCGTCCGCTGTGGGCCTCCACCGGCGTCAAGGACCCGTCCCTCAAGGACACCCTGTACGTCGACGACCTCGTCGCCCCCAACACGGTGAACACCATGCCGGAGGCGACGCTGGAAGCCGTGGCCGACCACGGCGAGATCACCGGCAACACCGTCGCCGGTGGCTACGACCAGGCGCGCGCCGACCTCGACGCGATCAAGAAGCTCGGGGTCAGCTACGACGACGTCGTCCAGCTGCTGGAGGACGAGGGCGTCGAGAAGTTCGAGTCCGCCTGGAACGACCTGCTCAACTCCACCGAGGCCGAGCTCAAGCGCCTCGCTCCTTCGGAGGGCTGA
- the tkt gene encoding transketolase — MSTKPTTTDLQWTELDQRAVDTVRVLAADAVQKVGNGHPGTAMSLAPAAYTLFQKVMRHDPADADWTGRDRFVLSAGHSSLTLYIQLYLAGYGLELDDLKAFRTWGSRTPGHPEYGHTTGVETTTGPLGQGVANAVGMAMASRYERGLFDPQAAPGTSPFDHTIWVVAGDGCLQEGISAEASSLAGHQKLGNLVLLWDDNHISIEGDTETAVSEDTLKRYESYGWHVQRVDQSPSGDLDPEGLYRALQAAKAETERPSFIAARSIIAWPAPNAQNTEAAHGSALGDDEIAATKRVLGFDPEKTFEVSDEVIAHTREALDRGREAKAEWEKSFAAWRTANPERAAAFDRIAAGELPAGWEEHLPVFEAGHGVATRAASGKVLQALGGVIPELWGGSADLAGSNNTTIDKTSSFLPAGNPLPEADPYGRTIHFGIREHSMAAAMNGIALHGNTRVYGGTFLVFSDYMRNAVRLSALMHLPVTYVWTHDSIGLGEDGPTHQPVEHLASLRAIPGLNVVRPADANETVIAWREILKRGKKDFGTSAPHGLALSRQGLPTYAANENAAKGGYVLLDAEGGEAQAVLIATGSEVQLAVEARDELQAAGVPTRVVSMPCVEWFEEQDQAYKDSVLPPSVKARVAVEAGIGLTWHRYVGDAGRIVSLEHFGASADAKVLFREFGFTAAHVAEAARESLAAAAR, encoded by the coding sequence GTGAGCACCAAGCCGACCACCACAGACCTCCAGTGGACCGAATTGGACCAGCGGGCCGTGGACACCGTCCGCGTCCTCGCCGCGGACGCCGTACAGAAGGTCGGAAACGGCCACCCGGGTACGGCGATGAGCCTCGCTCCTGCCGCGTACACCCTCTTCCAGAAGGTGATGCGCCACGACCCGGCTGACGCGGACTGGACCGGACGTGACCGGTTCGTACTGTCCGCGGGCCACTCCAGCCTGACGCTGTACATCCAGCTCTACCTCGCCGGATACGGCCTGGAGCTGGACGACCTCAAGGCTTTCCGCACCTGGGGCTCCAGGACGCCGGGCCACCCGGAGTACGGGCACACGACCGGTGTCGAGACGACCACGGGCCCGCTGGGCCAGGGTGTCGCCAACGCCGTGGGCATGGCGATGGCCTCCCGCTACGAGCGCGGTCTCTTCGACCCGCAGGCGGCCCCCGGCACCTCCCCGTTCGACCACACCATCTGGGTCGTCGCCGGTGACGGCTGCCTCCAGGAGGGCATCTCGGCCGAGGCGTCCTCGCTGGCCGGCCACCAGAAGCTCGGCAACCTGGTGCTGCTGTGGGACGACAACCACATCTCGATCGAGGGCGACACGGAGACCGCGGTCTCCGAGGACACCCTGAAGCGCTACGAGTCCTACGGCTGGCACGTCCAGCGTGTGGACCAGTCGCCCAGCGGCGACCTGGACCCCGAGGGTCTGTACCGCGCGCTGCAGGCCGCCAAGGCCGAGACGGAGCGCCCGTCGTTCATCGCGGCCCGCTCGATCATCGCCTGGCCCGCCCCGAACGCCCAGAACACCGAGGCCGCGCACGGCTCGGCGCTCGGCGACGACGAGATCGCGGCCACGAAGCGGGTGCTCGGCTTCGACCCGGAGAAGACCTTCGAGGTCTCCGACGAGGTCATCGCGCACACCCGTGAGGCGCTGGACCGCGGCCGCGAGGCCAAGGCCGAGTGGGAGAAGTCCTTCGCCGCCTGGCGCACCGCCAACCCGGAGCGCGCCGCCGCCTTCGACCGGATCGCGGCGGGCGAGCTGCCCGCGGGCTGGGAGGAGCACCTCCCGGTCTTCGAGGCCGGCCACGGGGTCGCCACGCGCGCGGCCTCCGGCAAGGTCCTCCAGGCGCTCGGCGGTGTCATCCCCGAGCTGTGGGGCGGCTCCGCCGACCTCGCCGGCTCGAACAACACCACGATCGACAAGACGTCGTCGTTCCTCCCGGCCGGCAACCCGCTGCCCGAGGCCGACCCGTACGGCCGCACGATCCACTTCGGCATCCGCGAGCACTCCATGGCCGCGGCCATGAACGGCATCGCGCTGCACGGCAACACCCGCGTCTACGGCGGCACCTTCCTGGTGTTCTCCGACTACATGCGCAACGCCGTTCGCCTCTCCGCGCTGATGCACCTCCCGGTGACGTACGTGTGGACGCACGACTCGATCGGTCTCGGTGAGGACGGTCCGACCCACCAGCCGGTCGAGCACCTCGCCTCGCTGCGCGCCATCCCGGGCCTCAACGTCGTCCGCCCGGCCGACGCGAACGAGACGGTCATCGCCTGGCGCGAGATCCTCAAGCGCGGCAAGAAGGACTTCGGCACGAGCGCCCCGCACGGTCTGGCACTGTCCCGCCAGGGGCTGCCCACCTACGCGGCGAACGAGAACGCCGCCAAGGGCGGTTACGTGCTCCTCGACGCCGAGGGCGGCGAGGCGCAGGCCGTTCTCATCGCCACCGGTTCCGAGGTCCAGCTGGCCGTCGAGGCCCGCGACGAGCTCCAGGCGGCCGGTGTGCCGACCCGGGTGGTCTCGATGCCGTGTGTCGAGTGGTTCGAGGAGCAGGACCAGGCGTACAAGGACAGCGTGCTGCCGCCGTCCGTGAAGGCCAGGGTCGCCGTCGAGGCGGGCATCGGCCTCACCTGGCACCGGTACGTGGGCGACGCCGGCCGGATCGTCTCGCTGGAGCACTTCGGTGCGTCGGCGGACGCCAAGGTCCTCTTCCGCGAGTTCGGCTTCACCGCCGCGCACGTGGCGGAAGCCGCCCGGGAATCTCTCGCCGCCGCCGCGCGCTGA